Proteins encoded in a region of the Lepeophtheirus salmonis chromosome 6, UVic_Lsal_1.4, whole genome shotgun sequence genome:
- the LOC121120757 gene encoding beta-galactoside alpha-2,6-sialyltransferase 2, whose product MNCNHTKRRYLILLVAITVLMIFLYNNCFPTITTINIDGAKILFNHRKLMEQQLKTKKLTFEKYRDYRIVYDDILELEKLQSFNFDLRDIHRNVIYKLYEVYRGSSSNIKKNLTPKQRFVMEQKEMICDALKSFKVLIYKQGDTNFRKMKKDHLFPSAPFLNNKRFNTCALISNSGSVIGSKLGTFIDAHDLVVRLNHAPTQGFEVDVGSKTDLRIVNSMILKKNIYNFFDISNILYHSNKTELLTFERSFLNQRFESWIKTQKPFLDFYFKKRENDLSEKFYMINYNSLWDMWKWLDSLVKYPIINYIPSSGFIGAQLLMRHCNILRLVEFIPSKRSTDLCHYFEKFRHKYCGYAGDHSLSAEKLIYYVMGNRNRDEIFDKGYVTIDTKHCHIER is encoded by the exons ATGAATTGTAATCATACAAAAAGGAGATACCTTATCCTCCTTGTTGCTATTACTGTTCTAATGATATTCTTATACAACAATTGTTTCCCAACAATCACAACTATTAACATTGATGGAGCCAAGATTCTATTTAATCATAGAAAACTCATGGAGCAGcaattaaagacaaaaaaattgacctttgaaaaatatagagACTATAGGATTGTGTATGACGACATCTTAGAACTTGAGAAACTGCAGAGTTTCAACTTTGATCTTCGAGACATCCATAGAAACGTTATTTACAAACTGTATGAAGTTTATCGAGGATCTTCATCTAATATAAAGAAGAATCTTACTCCTAAACAAAGATTCGTAATGGAGCAGAAGGAGATGATTTGTGATGctttgaaaagttttaaagtGTTAATTTATAAGCAAGGGGatacaaattttagaaaaatgaaaaaggatcACCTATTTCCATCTGCgccttttttaaacaataagagGTTTAATACTTGTGCACTTATTTCAAATTCTGGTTCAGTTATTGGATCAAAACTAGGAACATTTATTGACGCTCATGATCTAGTTGtaag GCTGAATCACGCTCCGACACAGGGATTTGAAGTGGATGTTGGATCTAAAACAGATTTAAGAATCGTAAATAGtatgattcttaaaaaaaatatatacaatttcttCGATATAAGTAATATACTGTACCATTCTAATAAAACAGAATTACTAACTTTTGAAAGATCATTTTTAAACCAGAGGTTTGAAAGTTGGATCAAAACTCAAAaaccttttcttgatttttattttaaaaaaagagaaaatgactTGAGTGAAAAGTTTTACATGATCAACTATAACTCACTTTGGGATATGTGGAAATGGTTAGACTCCTTAGTCAAGTATcccattatcaattatattccaTCTTCTGGTTTTATTGGTGCACAACTTTTAATGAGACATTGTAACATTCTTCGTTTAGTTGAGTTTATTCCATCTAAAAGATCCACAGATCtttgtcattattttgaaaaatttagacACAAATATTGTGGATATGCCGGAGATCATTCTTTATCGGCAGAAAAGttgatatattatgttatgGGGAATCGAAATAGAgatgaaatttttgacaaaggCTACGTGACCATCGATACTAAACATTGCCATATTGAGCgctaa
- the LOC121120432 gene encoding beta-galactoside alpha-2,6-sialyltransferase 2, whose amino-acid sequence MSSAPKRWNVKQGNLKCLGKFLMIFFLYLTIKNIFYLQTSNQIESQSKSEIINTILLNGNLSFEEYSSYRVMFEDSQEIEKYGFVHKSMSRTLQNMVIPQLYFYYAKKGEELKKENVSHSKSKEYVMERKKMICDALNKVNVSFFMKGDSGFLKLKKEHLLPSKPFLNNMKFKTCALVGNSGSLIGSNLGGFIDSHDLVIRLNHAKTAGYKDDVGCRTDIRFVNSLVLKKKKYKYFFPNSMYQSKETTYVTFEVSRFNQGFINWTITQKPFIDRYFKQRVFNKDQKFYMLDYRSLWSMQRWLSSLGKYPILNFIPSSGFIAFQTMLSHCDIIRLFEFIPSKRQTNLCHYFENQRSMACTYGGDHSVSAEKLSYYFMGNRNRVEIFDKGYVTIDTRHCE is encoded by the exons ATGTCGTCAGCTCCAAAAAGATGGAATGTGAAACaaggaaatttaaaatgtcttgggaaatttttaatgatattctttttatatttaacaattaaaaatatattttatctacaaactTCAAACCAAATCGAAAGCCAATCAAAGTCAGagattataaatacaatattgttGAATGGAAATCTTTCATTCGAAGAATATTCGAGTTATCGAGTAATGTTTGAGGATTCACAAGAAATTGAAAAGTATGGATTTGTTCATAAGTCTATGTCTCGAACTTTACAAAATATGGTGATCCCTCAACTCTACTTTTACTATGCCAAAAAAGGTgaagaactaaaaaaagaaaatgtttcacATTCTAAAAGTAAAGAATATGTcatggaaaggaaaaaaatgatatgtgaTGCTCTAAACAAAGTtaatgtaagtttttttatgaaaggagATTCGGGCTTCCTGAAACTGAAAAAGGAACATCTCCTTCCATCGAAACCcttcttaaataatatgaaattcaaaaCATGTGCATTAGTCGGAAATTCTGGTTCATTGATTGGATCTAATCTCGGAGGATTCATTGACTCTCATGATCTTGTAATAAG ATTAAATCACGCAAAAACAGCCGGATATAAAGATGACGTCGGTTGTAGAACAGATATACGCTTTGTGAATAGTCtcgtcttaaaaaaaaagaaatacaaatacttttttcctaATAGCATGTATCAATCAAAGGAAACAACCTACGTTACTTTCGAAGTTTCAAGATTTAATCAAGGATTTATAAACTGGACAATAACTCAAAAACCATTCATAGACAGATATTTTAAGCAGAGAGTCTTCAATAAGGATCAAAAGTTTTACATGTTAGATTATAGATCATTATGGTCTATGCAACGTTGGTTATCCTCTCTTGGAAAATATCCTATCCTCAATTTCATTCCGTCATCTGGATTTATTGCATTCCAAACCATGCTCAGTCATTGTGATATTATTcgtttatttgaatttattcccTCCAAGAGACAGACAAATCTGTGTCATTACTTTGAAAATCAAAGAAGTATGGCGTGTACATATGGAGGGGATCACTCTGTCTCAGCTGAGAAATTGAGCTACTACTTCATGGGGAATCGGAATCgagttgaaatttttgataaaggaTACGTGACAATAGATACAAGACATTGTGAATAA